TGCGGCAGTCCTTCTAAATTCAAAAATAAAGGGAAAAACAGTGTACAGAACATTGTTTTTTCTTCCCGTTGTTTCCGTACCTGCGGCAGTTGCTCTCGTATGGAGATGGATATTTAATTCAAAATTCGGATTTATAAATAATATACTTTCATTATTAGGTGTAAAAGGTATAAATTGGCTGACTGAGCCGAAATTTGCAATGATAGCCATTGTAGTAGTAGGGATATGGTCTATGATAGGATATAATATGATAGTCCTTTTAGCAGGACTTCAGGAAATATCGCCCACATATTATGAAGCGGCTGAAATAGATGGTGCAGGACCAATAAGAAAATTTTTTTTCATAACGTTACCTCTAATTACGCCGACATTGTTTTTTGTTATAATTACTACTTTTATAAGTTCGCTACAGGTATTTGATCTTATTTATATGATGATAGAAAGAACAAATGCCGTATTGCCGAAAGTACAGTCAGTTGTTGTACTTTTTTACAGATATTCTTTTGAAAGAAATATGAAGGGATATGGTTCAGCAATTATAACAATGTTATTTTTTGTAATACTTTTAATAACTTATGTTCAACTGAAATTACAGAAAAAATGGGTTCATTATTAGAAAGTTCTGAAAAAGGGAAAGGAGATATAGTAATGAAAAAATCTACATATAAATATAAAAACGGATTGACAATACACACTTTACTGATAATAGGATCAATATTCATGTTTATTCCATTTATATGGACTATTCTGACTGCATTCAAAACGTTGCCTGAAGCTATTCAGGTACCTCCTACAATATTACCTGAAAATTATAATTTCAGTAATTTTACAAAGGCTTTGAAATCTTTACCGTTTTTCAGATTTTATTTTAATACGATAGCAGTAATAATTATAAGAGTTATTGTTTCGACATTTTTTGCAGCAATGGCAGCATACGCCTTTGCAAGAATAAAATTTCCGGGAAGAAATATAATGTTTATGTTTGTTCTTATCCAGATGATGGTACCTACACAGATATTTATTATTCCTCAGTATTTGATAGTACAGAAGTTGGGAATGCTGAACAGTATAGGTGCATTGGTTTTTCCGGGAATTGTAACGGCATTTGGAACTTTTCTTTTAAGACAGTTTTTCATGGGATTGCCTATGGAACTTGAAGAAGCTGCAATTATTGACGGAGCAAATAAATGGCAGATATTTACGAAAATTATGCTTCCCCTGGCAAGATCCGGAATGATTTCGTTAAGCATATTTACGGCACTGTTTGCGTGGAAAGACCTTATGTGGCCATTAATAGTCAACAGTGATTTAGAAAAAATGCCTCTTTCAGCAGGGCTGGCACAACTTATAGGGCAGTTTTTTACAGATTATCCTGTGCTTATGGCCGGGTCAATACTTGCTATTACACCTATGGTAATTGTTTTCATACTGTTTCAGAAACAGTTCATAAGCGGAGTGGCGCTTAGCGGTGGAAAATAATATCAAAAATAAGAACGGATAGTAATTGATAGCTAAAGATAAGTTGGCAAATAAAACCAATTTTCTGAAAAATATAAAAGCAGAATAAAATATTTTAATTTAAAGAGAGCGTGAAAAACAGTGATAAAGTATAATGAGAAAACGGGAGAATTTCATTTGTCTAATGCTAGTCTGAGTTATATAATGGGAATACTTAAAAACGGACACATAGGACATTATTATTTCGGGAAAAAAGTAAGACATAAGGATAATTTTTCGCATTTATTTGAAAAAATTGCAGCAGAACCTCCTATTACTCCTTCAATAGATGAGAAAGGATTTTCTCTCGATATTGTGAAGCAGGAATATCCAAGCTACGGAACAGGGGATTATAGAGAACCTGCATTTAAAATATTACAGGAAAATGGAAGCAGAATAACGGATTTTAAATATAAAAATCACTCTATTATAAAAGGGAAGAGAAAACTTAACGGACTTCCGTCAACATATTTAAATGAAGATGATGAAGCTGAAACATTGGAAATTATATTGGAAGATGAAGTGATTAATGCGGAAATTATATTGAGTTATTCAATTTTTGAAAAATATTCTGCTATAATGAGAAGCGTAAAAATTATAAATAAAGGTAAAGAAGAACTTAATATAGAAAAGATAATGAGCATGTCTATTGATTTACCTGATTCGGATTATATACTTACCCAATTAAGCGGTACATGGGGGAGAGAGAGGCATGTAGTCGAAAGTGAAATAAAAAGAGGAATAATGATAATAGACAGTAAAAGAGGTACAAGCAGTGCCTTGAATAATCCGTTTATAAGTCTGAAAAGAAAAGATACGACTGAAATTTCAGGAGAAATAATCGGATTGAATCTCATTTACAGTGGGAATTTTTCTACAGCTGTGGAAGTGGATCAGTATAATGTTACAAGAGTAAATATGGGAATAAATCATTTTGATTTTAACTGGTGTCTGGAACCGGGAGAAGAATTTCAGGCTCCTGAAGCAGTACTTGTATATTCAAACAGAGGTATAAACGGAATGAGCCAAACTTTCCATAATTTGTATAAAAATAATTTAATAAGAGGATATTATAAAAATAAAATAAGACCTATACTTTTAAATAACTGGGAAGGTACCTATTTTGATTTTAATGAAGAAAAAATATTGAAAATAGCTGAAAATGCAAAAAAATTAGGAGTAGAACTTTTTGTACTGGATGATGGTTGGTTTGGGACAAGGAATGATGATTTTCAAGGGCTTGGAGATTGGGAAGCAAATTTGGAAAAGCTTCCTCACGGAATAAAAGGATTAGCTGAAAGAATAAATGAAATGGGATTAAAATTTGGATTATGGTTTGAGCCTGAAATGGTAAATAAGAACAGTAATTTATACAGGGAGCATCCTGACTGGATAATTTCTGCACCTGAGAGGTTTCAGACTCCGGGAAGACATCAGCATACTCTCGATTTATCAAGAAAAGAAGTGGCAGACTACGTTTATGAATCAGTTGCTCGAAATTTGAGAGAAGCGAATGTAGAATATGTGAAATGGGATATGAATAGATGTATGACTGAAATATATTCACATGGTAGGGAAGGTAAAAGACAGAAAGAGACAGCTCACAGATATATCCTCGGATTGTATTCAGTGCTGGAAAAGCTTGTAAATGAATTTCCGAATGTTCTTTTTGAATCATGTGCAAGCGGAGGTAATAGATTTGATCCGGGAATGCTTTATTATATGCCTCAAACATGGACGAGTGACAATACAGATGCAGTAGAGAGGTTGAAAATACAGTATGGTACTTCAATGGTTTATCCTATACCGTCAATGGGAGCTCATGTGTCTATAACTCCGAATCATCAGACCGGAAGAAATACAAGCCTTGATATGAGAGGGAATGTAGCTATGTTCGGAACATTCGGATATGAGCTTGACCCTGAAGACTTGACTTCTGATGAAAAGGAAGAAATTAAAAAACAGATAGTAGAATTTAAGAGATATAGACAATTAATAGCAACAGGTGATTTTTACAGGATAAAATCTCCTTTTGAGGGGAATGAAACTGTATGGATGATAGTAAATGAGGATAAAAAAGAAGCGCTGGTAGGATATTATAGACAGCTTGTTGAAGTAAACGGAGGATTTAAAAGAGTGAGACTCACAGGACTTGATAACAGTTTTGATTACAAAATTTATAAAAAAAATAAGGAAACTGCAAAAATAATAGGTGGAGATGAACTTATGAACATAGGTTTGTTTGTAAATGAATCATATAGTGAACATAAAGATATGCAGGGAGATTATTATACGGAACTGTATTATTTAAAAGTTGAATAGACTAAGCTTCTAGATTTACGGAATTATAAAATTTATAATTTAATTAACCAACATCTTTATAAAATAATTTTATACCCGAAACGGATTTGTGAGAATTTCGGGTATTTATATTTTTTTCATGAAAGTGTCGCCTTCATACATATACTAACAACTGGAAAGTTTTTAATTCCTCAAAAATATTCATTATGCCTGAAAAGATAAAACTTACAATACTTAGACAGCTGTTTTCCTAATCAGAATAATTTTATATTTTTTCAAAAAAATTTTTGAACATTGGAAGAATTTAAAGATGAAATAAAATAATTTTAAACTTAAATTATAGTTAAATTATAATTGCAATAGAAACATAAAACTGAAATAGAAGAAAAAATCTCAATATTCAAAATATTTAACGGAAAAAATAATAAAGTAAATGCAAAGAAAAATCGTTGTTTGATTAAAATAAATTTGTGAGTTTTTAGTGAAAGAAGTATTTTTGAGTATGAAATAATTAGAGTTGGTAAATTTTTTTCAAACTTTTTGTAAAAAAATTTGGAGATTTTTACTAAGTTTTCAATTTAAAGTATGGAAAAAAATTACAAAAGCAAGAATAAATTCTTGCAGGAAAAAAGCTTTTGAATTAGAATGTTGAGGATAAAAAAATAGAAAAACTTCTGTATTTAAAATTATAAGATTCTAAAAAGAAATTTCCTAAAAAATGTGATATAATTATAATGATAGGTAGAAATCGGAAAATTGAATATGTATTTTAAAGGAGAGATGTATCAATGGCAGAGTTAATAGCTTTTTATTCGAGAAGGGGAGAAAATTATTTTGACGGTATTATAAAAAATGTGGAAAAAGGAAATACTGAAATAGTTGTAGAAAAGCTTCGTGAGCTTACAGGTGCGGATGTATTTCAGATAAAACAGCTAGTTGAGTATTCTGATAATTATAACAAGTGTGCAGAAGAAGTAAATGAGGATTTTAAAAATAATGCGAGACCTGAATTGGATGAATATCCTCAGGAACTTGAGAAATATGATACCATTTATTTGGCATATCCTAATTACTGTAATACAATGCCTATGGTAGTGTTTACGTTTTTAGAGGAATTCGATTTTTCAGGAAAAACTATAAAACCTATATGTACAAATGGAGGAGGCGGAGTTGGAAACAGTATTTCTGACATAAAAAAGCTATGTCCGAATTCAGAAGTATATAAAGGACTTTCAGTAAACAATTCTGAAGTACCTGAAGCGAAACAGCTTATAAAAGATTGGCTTGAAAAAAGTAAAATATAGTTTAAAAGTTATAGGAGAATATTGTGTTCAGAAAATTAGTGACGATTTTAGTATTTGTAATAAGTATACTTTCATTTACATTTGAAAGTAAAAAGTTTAATTCACCTGAAGCGGTGATTTACAATACAAATAAAAAAATGCCTGCAAATTTCAGATTTGAAATGCAGGATGATAACTGGGAAGATACAAATTATATTATTCATGTATTTAAAGATGGAGAAGAATATAAAATAGCATATAGTTATTTAAAAACCGACTCACCTAAATATTATGATGAAAACGGTTATCCCAAACTGGAATATATAACAAAGGATTTTGAAAAAGTTCATTTTACATATTTTTCAGCTCAGCCGGGAAGTTATATTAAAGATGGAAAAAAACATGAGAGAATAACTTATCAGTCGTTATCTTTTTCTCAACTTGAAGAATTTTTAAAAGAAAAAAATGCAAGAAAACTTGAAGATAATCTTCAGAAAAGAATAAAAGAGCATTTGTTGTGGCTTGACAGTATTGCAAATTAAATGAAAAAAGAAAGTTGTTTTTAAATAATTCAGGATATCCTGTAGTTATTAAAAACAGCTTTGCTTTTAAATTGAGTCAATAAAAAAATCATGGTCAAAATAAAAAAAATATTCAAATATACTTTACTAGAAAAAGAATAAAATTTCCAAAAATTATAAAAATTTGGTATAATAATAAATATAAAATTTGCTTTTATAAATGTAATATGTGTTAAATTTACTATTGAGGAGATAACAATGAAAAGAAAAAATATATTTTTTATAGCGGTATTCTTTCTGTTTTCTGTAATTTCTTACGGACAGGATATATTTGCCGATTATAGAGTGCATTTTAATAAAATTTATATTACAAATTATGTACAGAGAGAAAATGACAATTTAAAATTAAAAAGAACAGATAATTTTAGTCATGAAATTTTGGGAACAGGAAATTTTAGAATTTTTGATAGCGGGGGAAGGCAACTTGACATAGCTTTAAAAGATGGAATTATTGAAGGACAGTATAATGAATATTATAGTAACGGAAATTTATTTACAACAGGGAAATATAGTGACGGAAAAAGAGAAGGGTCATGGAAAATTTACAGTGAAAAAGGTCAGTTATGGAAAAGTTACGAGTATAAGAATAATGAATTGAATGGGCAATATATTTCTTATTACACAAATACGGGTATGAGAGAAATCGTGGGAAATTATAAAAATGATAAACCTGACGGAATATGGAACGAATATTATGCAAACGGGAGCAGAAAAAAGAGCGGAACATATAAAGACGGTAAAAAAATAGGAATATTTGTCGAATGGTTTATCAATGGAACTAAAAAATCTGATGTAAGTTATATTGATGATGAAATAAACGGAAAAATGAATGTTTATTATGAAAATGGTATATTATTTTATGAAGCGGATATAAAAGGAAGAGAAGGAAATGTAAAAGGATACCATCAGAACGGGAAAATCAGCTTTGAGGGGAAAGTGACAGAAAGTAGAAGAATCGGAACATGGAACTATTATGACAATACAGGCAATTTATTCAATAAAATAGAATATTAAGTTAAATCGAAAAAAATGGAGGGGGAAAATGTCTTTTTCAGCAACATTGAAAAGAGAGCTTTTTAATAAAGAAATCAAAGAAAAAGAAGAAATTTATGCAGAACTTTTTGGAATATTCATTTCAAAAGATATTATAACTGAAAATGGCATATATTTCAGAACTGAAAATGCTTCATTGGCCAAAAGAGTCTATTCAAATTTAAAAGCGGTTGTGAAAATGGATATTTACTTAAAATATTCTATAAGTAACAGACTTGGTACTCATAAAGTATATGAGATCAAAGTTATAATTACTGAAAAGAATAAGAAAGAATATGGGGAATTATTAAAAAGGCTATTTTTATATAAAAATTTTTCGAATGAAAAGACTGAAAATGAGCTCGCAGGTATAATAAGAGGTTTTTTTATAAGTTGTGGTTATGTAAAGTCTCCTGAAAAAGGGTATGCTTTGGATTTTTTTATAGATACTGAAGATTCTGCTACATTTTTATATTATTTATTTAAACAGATGGGAAAAAAAGTATTTCAGACGGACAAAAAGTCGAAAAGTTTGGTTTATTTGAGAAATTCTGAAGATATTCTTGATATTATATTTCTTATAGGGGGAATTATTTCTTTTTTTGAGTTTGAAGAAGTGACTGTTAATAAAGAAATAAGAAATAAAATAAACAGAAATATGAACTGGGAAATTGCCAATGAGGCAAAGAAACTTTCCACATCGGAAAAACAGATAAAAATGATAAAATATATTGATAAAGAAATAGGACTTTCAGAGCTTTCCGGTATTTTAAGAGAAACAGCTGAAACAAGACTCGAAAATGAAGAGCTTTCATTACAGGAACTGGCTGATTTAATGGAAGTATCCAAGTCAGGAATAAGAAACAGGTTTAGAAGGATTGAAGAAGTTTATACTAATTTAAAGGAAAAAAGGTGAAAAAATGAAATTTTTATCTTTAATATACGGTTTTGCAGTTTTTTTAAGAAATAAAATGTATGATACAGGTATCCTTAAATCTCGAGAAGTGGAAAATGTTAAAATTATATGTATAGGAAATATTGTTGCAGGAGGTTCCGGAAAAACTCCTGCTGTTCAGTATTTTGCAGAGAAATATATAAATAAAAATAAAAAAGTTGGGATCTTAAGCAGAGGGTATAAAGGAAAAAGAAACATAGATACAATGAGTGTCAGAGATGAAAATGAAATAAAAGCTACAGTTCTGGAAGCAGGAGATGAAGCATATCTTCATGGGTTAAATCTTGAAATACCTGTAGTAGTATCCAAAAACAGATATAACGGTGCTGTCTATCTAAGGAACAACTATAATGTTGATATTATAATAATGGATGACGGATTTCAACACAGAAAATTAAAAAAAAATAAAAATATAGTACTCATTGATGCGACTAATCCTTTCGGAGGTTATGAATATCTTCCCAAAGGCAGACTTCGTGAGTCAATAAACGAACTGAAAAGGGCAGATGAAATAATAATTACAAAAAGTAATTATGTAGAAACTTCTATAATAGATTTAATAAAAAATAAAATTGTAAAATATAATAAGCCGATTTCTGTTGCAATTTATAAAGAAAAATGTTTTTATGATTATATGAGAAAAAATTATAAATTGGATGTAATAAAAGATAAAAAAATAATGATTTTTTCGTCTATAGCTAATCCTAAAACATTTTATATGACAGTAAAAAAACTAAAACCTGCAAAAATTGATGAAATAAAATTCAATGATCATCATTTATACAGTGAAGAAGAAATGCAGGAAATATATAGGGAAAGTAAAAATTATGACTATGTTGTAACGACTGAAAAGGATATGGCGAAAATAAATAGAAAAATTGATAATCTCCTTATTTTAAAAATGGGGTTTGAAATAATTGAGAAAAAGTAGTACAATTATTAACACAGAATAATACCAGGGAGGATTATGATATTGGAAAAGGGTAAAGAGATAAGTGATATGTTTGCTATTACTGAAACATTTGCAGAATTTATTGATTTATATAAAAATCGTTTTGAAAAAAGAAAATATTTTATAATAAATGAAAAATTTGAATTTATAAAAAAGGAACCGTCTTTTATTCTGGAATTGGCATACATATATTATAAAATAAAAGATAAAAAAATAGAAGATATTATAAAAGAGGAATTTTCCAATACGTACAAAGAAAAAGACAAAAGAATAGATAGAATGTCAAAATTGGAAAAAGAAAAACTTAAAGAAAGTTTTAGACGTTCTTTAGTAAATAAAGATACTGTACATTCGGTTAAACTTGGGAATGAAATATTTCATAGGAATAAAGATGAATTTTTTGAAATAATGTACAAATTTTCTTTAATATCAGCTGATTGTAACAAACTTATAAAAACATTTTTTATGGAAATTCTTTTGGAGAATATGGAAAAGTCGTTTAAAAATAGAAGTTGGACTGATGAAATTATAAGAAATACAGTTAACTATTTTGTAAAATCTGAAAGTGAATTTATAAATTATTCGGATGAAAAAAATGTGCAGTATTTTGTTGAAAACAAAGTAGATTTGCTTTATGAAGTAATATATATTAAGAAATATGATGAAATTATAAAGAAATATAATATAGATAACATGCCTAAAATAAAATTTAAAACAGATAACGGAAAATACGAAGAAATGTCACAAAGTAAACAATATTTATATAGTTATTTAAAAAAATAAAGCCAGTAAAAGTAGGAGGAAAGTATGTTGGAAATGAGATATATAAGAGAAAATGCTGAAAAAGTCAGAGAATATTTGAAAAATAGAAATAGTGATTTTGACTTAGACGGACTTCTCAAACTTGATGAAGAACGTAGAAATATTTTGCAGAAAGTGGAAATGCTGAAAAAAGAAAGAAATGAGTCAAGTGCATTAATAGGGAAATATAAAAAAGAGGGAAAAGATGCAACTGAACTTTTGGAGAGAATGCAAAAAGTGAGCAATGAAGTAAAGAAGCTGGATCAGGCTCTGGCGGAAATAGATGAAAAACAGATAAAATTGACTTTTACAATACCGAATAAACTTCACGATACAACTCCCATGGGAGAAAATGAAAATGACAATATTGAAATCAGAAAATGGAGAGAGCCGAGAAAATTTAGTTTTACACCTAAATCTCATGATGAATTAGGTACAGAATTGGGGATTTTGGATTTTGAAAGAGGTTCAAAAATAGGCGGCTCAAGATTTACAGTGTATAAAAAACAGGCTGCACGTCTTGAAAGAGCACTGATTAATTTTATGTTGGATACTCATACATCTGAACACGGTTATAATGAAATACTGACTCCTCAATTGGCAAAGCGTGAAATAATGACGGGAACAGGACAGTTACCTAAATTTGAAGATGATATGTATAAAGTGGAAGGAGAAGAATTATTTCTTATTCCTACTGCGGAAGTTACATTGACAAATCTTCATAGTGGAGAAATACTTGATGAAGAAGAATTACCAAAATATTATTGCGGATTTACTGCGTGTTTTAGAAAAGAAGCGGGATCAGGTGGAAAAGATCTGAAAGGGCTTATAAGACAGCATCAGTTTAATAAAGTTGAAATGGTAAAATTAGTGCATCCTGACAGTTCTTATGATGAACTTGAAAAAATGGTTGCCAATGCTGAAAAAATTTTACAGAAACTGGAATTACCTTATAGAGTTATTGTATTATGTAGTGGAGATATAGGATTTAGTGCCGCAAAAACTTATGATATAGAAGTATGGGTACCAAGTCAGAATAAGTATAGAGAAATTTCTTCATGTTCAAATACTGAGGATTTTCAGGCGAGACGTAGTATGATAAAGTACAGATCAAAAGAAAATGGAAAAAGTTATTTTGTTCATACATTAAACGGTTCAGGGTTAGCTGTAGGAAGAACATTGCTTGCTATTATGGAAAATTATCAACAGGAAGACGGAAGTATAAAAATTCCTGATGTTTTAGTTCCTTATATGGGAGGGATGACTGTTATAAAATAATGCTCATGGCTATGGATAGGAGATAAAATGAAGAAAATTTTAAAAACTTTATTTTTTCTTGCAGTCTTGGGAAGTGCCGCAATTTATTTGGAGTTATCAGGATATTTGTATCATAATGATATTCTTGCCAAATTATATAAAGTGGAAGGGCTTGATGTATCACATCATCAAGAAAAAATAAACTGGAAAAAAGTAAGTAAAAAATATAAATTTGTAATAATGAAGGCAACTGAGGGAAAAGATTTTTTAGATACTGACTTTTTCTATAATTGGAATAATGCAAGGTTGAATGGTTTTACTGTAGGAGCGTATCATTTCTTTTCAATGCTCAGTACCGGAAAAGCACAGGCAGATTATTATATAAGTAAAGTTCCTGATTATGACAAAGCTTTTCCTCCGGTGATAGATTTGGAAATACCGACAAAGTATCCTAAAAAAATGGTGTTGAAAGAATTAGGGGATATGATAGAAAAATTGGAAAATCATTATAAAAAAAGAGCAGTAATATATGTGACTTATCATACATATAAAGCGTATATTAAAGGAGAATTTCTTGAAAATAAACTTTGGATAAGGGATATAAAGTTTATTCCTGAGCTGGAGGAAAATGACAGATGGATAATATGGCAATTTTCTAATAGAGGAAGAATAGAAGGAATACCTGGATTTACTGATAAAAATGTATTAAGAATTGGAACGGTGGAAGAGCTTATAGAAAGTAGCAGAATAGAAAATTGATTTTTAATTCTTTTTCTGAAAAAGTTGAGGGAGATTTTCAAAGTTTTTAAAAAATATAGAAATAAATTTCGGAAAATCAATAAAAATCTATAAAATAATTATTTATCTTAATTTTTCAAGATTTGAAAATTTTTAAATATATAATAAAATGTTGATTTTTAGTCTGAAATTTGATAATATGTATTTAAAAGAAAATTGAGAAGTAAATTAAATATAAATATAATTAGGAGGCTAAAATGAAATATCATTTTAAAGATTTAGGACTAAGCAACACAAGAGAAATGTTTGCAAAAGCAAACAAGGAAGGTTATTCTGTTCCGGCTTTTAATTTTAATAATTTAGAGCAGTTACAAGGAATAATTGAAGCATGTGTTGAAATGGGGTCACCGGTAATACTTCAAGTATCAACAGGGGCAAGAGATTATATAGGAAAAGAAATGTTACCTTGGCTTGCAAAAGCTGCAACTGAATATGTAAAAGCCGCAGGCTCCGATATACCTGTAGCATTACATTTAGATCATGGACCGAATTTTGAAGTGGCAAAAGATTGTATAGAATATGGATTTTCTTCAGTAATGATAGATGCTTCACATCACCCTTATGATGAAAATGTAAAAGAATCTAAAGAAGTTGCTGATTTTGCACATAAGCATGATGTAACTGTAGAAGCTGAGTTGGGAGTATTGGCAGGAGTAGAAGATGATGTAGTAGCTGAAAGCCATGTATATACTCAGCCTGATGAAGTAGAAGATTTTGTAAAGAAAACCGGAGTAGATTCACTTGCTATAGCAATAGGAACTTCACACGGAGCACATAAATTTAAGCCTGGAGATAAACCGCAAATAAGATTGGACATTTTAAGAGAAATAGAAAAGAGAATACCGGGATTCCCAATAGTTCTTCATGGTTCATCTTCCGTACCTAAACAGTTTGTAGATATGATTAATAAGTTCGGAGGGCAAATTGCAGATGCAATAGGTATACCTGATGAGCAATTAAGAGAAGCTTCAAAATCGGCAGTTTCAAAAATAAATGTGGATACTGATGGAAGATTGGCGTTCACTGCCGGAATAAGAGAAGTTTTAGCTGCTAAGCCGGGAGAATTTGATCCGAGAAAATACATAGGTCCTGCTAAAAATTATATGAAAGAGTATTATAAAGAAAAAATAGTATCTGTATTTGGATCTGAAGGAGCATATAAAAAAGGAACTCCAAGAAAATAAAAAGTTTAATATTTATCGAACTAAATAATTTGAAATGTAAAAAATTAAAAAAATAAGAAAGATTGCTTATGAGGGGAGATAATATCTCCCTCATAATTCGATTATTTAACAGTTTTTAAGTAAAAAGTTTTAAATAATCGAAAATTAAAAATAGAAATTAGTATTAAATATTTCTATTTTATGCAATTTTATATGAATTTATACATATATAGATGTAAATTTACTGAAATAAGGTGAAAATTTTTTTTTTCATCTTTTTTATTTAAAATAAATAAATTTATATAGGAGGAAAAATGAGAGTAAGGATTGACAAAACAAAGTTTATTTTTATTACAGGTGGAGTTGTTTCTTCACTGGGAAAAGGTATTGTAGCTTCTTCATTAGGTAGATTGTTGAAAGAAAGAGGATATAAAGTAACTATTCAAAAATTTGACCCATATATAAATGTAGATCCGGGAACGATGAGTCCCTATCAGCATGGAGAAGTTTTTGTAACTGAAGACGGTGCTGAAACTGATCTGGATTTAGGTCATTATGAAAGATTTATAAATGAGGATTTAACAAAGTATAATAACTTAACAATGGGAAAAATTATGTCGAAAATAATTTCCAAGGAAAGAAGAGGAGAATTTTTAGGAGGTACTGTACAAACAGTTCCTCATGTAACAGATGAAATAAAATACAATATTATCAAAGCGGCGGAAGAAAGTGACTCGGATATAGTTATCACTGAAATAGGAGGAACTATAGGAGATATAGAAAGTGATCCTTTTATAGAAGCAATAAGACAGCTAAAAAGAGAAGTAGGAAGAGAAAATATTGCTTATATCCATGTTACGTTACTTCCATATCTAAAAGCGGCAGGTGAACTTAAAACAAAACCTACCCAACATAGTGTAAAAATGCTTCAAGGACTTGGAATATCTCCTGATATAATTATTTTAAGAAGTGAACATCCCGTGGATCAAAATATAAAGAAAAAAATATCTCTATTTTGTGATATAGATGAAGAAGCAGTAATAGAGTCCCTTGATGCCGAAACATTATATGAAATACCTTTAACAATGGAAAAATTAGGGCTTGCAGATGTAATATGCAGACATTTTAAAATTGAAAATAAAAAACCTGCTCTTATTTCATGGGAAAAAATGGTTGAAAAATTTAAAAATCCGAAAAAGCTTGTAAAAGTTGCAGTAGTTGGGAAATATGTAGAATTGAAAGATGCATATATAAGTATTACAGAGTCTATT
The Leptotrichia sp. OH3620_COT-345 genome window above contains:
- the whiA gene encoding DNA-binding protein WhiA, with protein sequence MSFSATLKRELFNKEIKEKEEIYAELFGIFISKDIITENGIYFRTENASLAKRVYSNLKAVVKMDIYLKYSISNRLGTHKVYEIKVIITEKNKKEYGELLKRLFLYKNFSNEKTENELAGIIRGFFISCGYVKSPEKGYALDFFIDTEDSATFLYYLFKQMGKKVFQTDKKSKSLVYLRNSEDILDIIFLIGGIISFFEFEEVTVNKEIRNKINRNMNWEIANEAKKLSTSEKQIKMIKYIDKEIGLSELSGILRETAETRLENEELSLQELADLMEVSKSGIRNRFRRIEEVYTNLKEKR
- the lpxK gene encoding tetraacyldisaccharide 4'-kinase, translated to MKFLSLIYGFAVFLRNKMYDTGILKSREVENVKIICIGNIVAGGSGKTPAVQYFAEKYINKNKKVGILSRGYKGKRNIDTMSVRDENEIKATVLEAGDEAYLHGLNLEIPVVVSKNRYNGAVYLRNNYNVDIIIMDDGFQHRKLKKNKNIVLIDATNPFGGYEYLPKGRLRESINELKRADEIIITKSNYVETSIIDLIKNKIVKYNKPISVAIYKEKCFYDYMRKNYKLDVIKDKKIMIFSSIANPKTFYMTVKKLKPAKIDEIKFNDHHLYSEEEMQEIYRESKNYDYVVTTEKDMAKINRKIDNLLILKMGFEIIEKK
- the serS gene encoding serine--tRNA ligase — translated: MLEMRYIRENAEKVREYLKNRNSDFDLDGLLKLDEERRNILQKVEMLKKERNESSALIGKYKKEGKDATELLERMQKVSNEVKKLDQALAEIDEKQIKLTFTIPNKLHDTTPMGENENDNIEIRKWREPRKFSFTPKSHDELGTELGILDFERGSKIGGSRFTVYKKQAARLERALINFMLDTHTSEHGYNEILTPQLAKREIMTGTGQLPKFEDDMYKVEGEELFLIPTAEVTLTNLHSGEILDEEELPKYYCGFTACFRKEAGSGGKDLKGLIRQHQFNKVEMVKLVHPDSSYDELEKMVANAEKILQKLELPYRVIVLCSGDIGFSAAKTYDIEVWVPSQNKYREISSCSNTEDFQARRSMIKYRSKENGKSYFVHTLNGSGLAVGRTLLAIMENYQQEDGSIKIPDVLVPYMGGMTVIK
- a CDS encoding GH25 family lysozyme; this encodes MKKILKTLFFLAVLGSAAIYLELSGYLYHNDILAKLYKVEGLDVSHHQEKINWKKVSKKYKFVIMKATEGKDFLDTDFFYNWNNARLNGFTVGAYHFFSMLSTGKAQADYYISKVPDYDKAFPPVIDLEIPTKYPKKMVLKELGDMIEKLENHYKKRAVIYVTYHTYKAYIKGEFLENKLWIRDIKFIPELEENDRWIIWQFSNRGRIEGIPGFTDKNVLRIGTVEELIESSRIEN
- a CDS encoding class II fructose-bisphosphate aldolase, translating into MKYHFKDLGLSNTREMFAKANKEGYSVPAFNFNNLEQLQGIIEACVEMGSPVILQVSTGARDYIGKEMLPWLAKAATEYVKAAGSDIPVALHLDHGPNFEVAKDCIEYGFSSVMIDASHHPYDENVKESKEVADFAHKHDVTVEAELGVLAGVEDDVVAESHVYTQPDEVEDFVKKTGVDSLAIAIGTSHGAHKFKPGDKPQIRLDILREIEKRIPGFPIVLHGSSSVPKQFVDMINKFGGQIADAIGIPDEQLREASKSAVSKINVDTDGRLAFTAGIREVLAAKPGEFDPRKYIGPAKNYMKEYYKEKIVSVFGSEGAYKKGTPRK